In the Blautia coccoides genome, CGCCTGTCCATAACCAGGGTGTCAGCTCAGCTCCTTTACAGGGTCATGCCCTCTGGTGAATATTCCTGCCGACTACTGGCTCCATTCTTTGTTTTTTTATTACTGACTTTTTCCTGCAACAGCACCTCTCGGTGGACGTTTTCCTGTTACATTCCATTTACTTGTTTCTTCCAGCTATCATGGCTGGCCTCAGCCTTCCATTCTTTCCTTTCAAAGGCTCAGACCGGCCATGATTCACTGTTTCTTTCTCTTTATGCTGCTGGCTGCATTTTAGGTCTTACAATGTCACTTAACATCTTCTGACCGTCATACTCTATGCCTTTTGTTAGTATTGTATAAAATATCCGGATCAGTTTACATGCCACCGCTATCACCGACTGCATCTTCTTCAGGGGATTCTTTTCCCTCGTCCTGTAATAACAATGGATCTCTTTAAATTCTTTATTTTTCCCAATCACCGATATCGCAGCTTCATACAGCGCATATCTCAAACGCTTTCTTCCCCTGTGGCTGATACGACTTTCTCCATTATGCTTTCCGGAGCTGTCTGCGACAATAGCATATCCTGCCAGTTTCTGCACCTGCTTTGGATTATCAAAACGTCCAATGTCTCCAACCTCTGCAATAAAGCAGCTTACCGTTTTTATTCCAATCCCATTGATCTCCATCAGCTTATCTATATAGGCAATCTCAGAAAGTGTTTCCTCTATCTCTTCCATAAGTTCATCCATACGATTCTTATATATTTCGTAGTCATTCAACAGGTTTCGGATCTCTTTCCTGGCACTTCTTGGTGCTTCCGTATTTCCGATGCTGTGCTCCGCTGCGGTTACCAGGGTCGTTGCCCTCTTTATCCCAGCGCCTTTCAGCCTTGCATCTCTCCATATCTTATTAACACCATCCACGCCAAGCTCTTTGATATCGCAGGGCAATGGTGCCTGTTTGATTACCATCAGTCCGCTTACTGCATCCGGATTCCTGTAAACGTCTTTGATCTCTGGAAAATAGATGCTGAACCAGCGGGCGATCCTGTTTTTGATTCTTGTAATCTCTTCCTGTGTCTGAATACGAAGGTTGGACAAATTTCTAATTTCTGCATAAATCCCGGTTGGAATATATGGATATGAAAATCTTCCTTCATTTACCAGACCTGCAATTGTTTTTGGATCTTTACGGTCATTCTTACTCGGATTATTGTCATCCAGTTCTTTAGACTTCTTGACATGATGCGGATTCACATGTACCGGCTTCATTCCCTGTTCCTGCAGGTACGCTCCAAGGTTCAGCCAGTAGTGACCGGTTGGTTCCATTCCCGGAATCACAGCTTCCATCCCATGTTTCTCTGCTATATCGTCCATCCAGTCTTTGAATGAGGAAAATCCAGCTTCATCGTTGCTGAAGGCAAACGGTTTCTTTGAGTACTCATAATTGCGCCAGCCGAAAGCTCTTGCATAATGGGTTTCACTTCCCACATCAATACCAACGATTAAAGTCTTTTCCGTAATAGATGCAATTTTTGCGTTCTGTGTGTTATAATTCATTTCAAGTACCTCACTGTTTAATAAGATTTTTTACTAACCGTCCAAAGTCAGTAATCTTATTTTACTCTGAGGTATTTTTTTCTCAACCTTCTTTCTCGGAATTCCTTATATTTGAATTATACAAGAAGCTCCTTTAAGATTTTTATACATGAGTATTCATCTCCTCTACACTATCATAAATACCTGGAAATTCTCTATATTATGGAAGGACGGGTGAAAGTTCAGGTGAATTCTATAGATATGATAGCCAATCCTGGTTCTCTGTTTTTTATCAATAGCAAGGAAGATCATAAAACGGATTTTATGAATGATGAAAAACATAAAATCTTATGTATTCAATTTGATACGGATATTCTCTATTCATTAGGCGGTATTGCCCATGAAGTAAAATATATTTCACCTATACTTAACAAACAAGTTCATTTTCCAACGTATCTTGACGCTAGGAAAGAGGAGGGTATATTGGAAATTCTCAATGAACTTCTGACAGAGGTACAACAGAAAAAAGTAGGATATGAGATGGTGCTGAAGGCGGATTTCTATAAATTGATAGCTTGGTATTTCAGAAAAGCAGAAGAGTGCCTGAAATTGGAAGAAGGCAGCCATGTATTGGAAACAGAAAAGGATGAACGCCTGCAAGTGGTGTTTGAGTATGCAAATAAAAATTACATGAAAGATATAAAGACTCAGGATGCAGCGGACGAAGTTTTTTTAAGTTATACATACTTTTGCAAATTATTTAAGCAGCATACAAAACTTACATTTATGGAATATCTTAATAAGGTAAGGCTGGCAGAAGCCAGAAAACTGCTGGTAGACACTAATCTGAGTATTGGCGAGATCGCAGCGCGGACAGGATTTAAAGATCAAAACTATTTTACGAGAATTTTTAAAGATACTTTTCAGGAAACACCCAGTAAATTTAGAAAAAGTATTCTTCTTCAAAAGAAAATTGAAAAATAGGGAAATTCAAAATATAGAAAATATTAAGGGCTTGTTCAGGATATAAGCGTGCATGTTATTTACATGAGCACCAATCATCCTGAACATTTTTTATTTGAAAAAGCGAACTCGGATATAAAAAAATCGTTGCATTCAATTTCTGTAAGATAGACATCAATTAAAATATAAGGTAGAATAGAGTAAAAATCCCAACCGACGTCAGCCGACATTTTTTCGACAATCCGGCGCTACGATTTCGATAACTTTATTTACAGATGATCTT is a window encoding:
- a CDS encoding IS110 family transposase — protein: MNYNTQNAKIASITEKTLIVGIDVGSETHYARAFGWRNYEYSKKPFAFSNDEAGFSSFKDWMDDIAEKHGMEAVIPGMEPTGHYWLNLGAYLQEQGMKPVHVNPHHVKKSKELDDNNPSKNDRKDPKTIAGLVNEGRFSYPYIPTGIYAEIRNLSNLRIQTQEEITRIKNRIARWFSIYFPEIKDVYRNPDAVSGLMVIKQAPLPCDIKELGVDGVNKIWRDARLKGAGIKRATTLVTAAEHSIGNTEAPRSARKEIRNLLNDYEIYKNRMDELMEEIEETLSEIAYIDKLMEINGIGIKTVSCFIAEVGDIGRFDNPKQVQKLAGYAIVADSSGKHNGESRISHRGRKRLRYALYEAAISVIGKNKEFKEIHCYYRTREKNPLKKMQSVIAVACKLIRIFYTILTKGIEYDGQKMLSDIVRPKMQPAA
- a CDS encoding helix-turn-helix transcriptional regulator yields the protein MEGRVKVQVNSIDMIANPGSLFFINSKEDHKTDFMNDEKHKILCIQFDTDILYSLGGIAHEVKYISPILNKQVHFPTYLDARKEEGILEILNELLTEVQQKKVGYEMVLKADFYKLIAWYFRKAEECLKLEEGSHVLETEKDERLQVVFEYANKNYMKDIKTQDAADEVFLSYTYFCKLFKQHTKLTFMEYLNKVRLAEARKLLVDTNLSIGEIAARTGFKDQNYFTRIFKDTFQETPSKFRKSILLQKKIEK